From the Astyanax mexicanus isolate ESR-SI-001 chromosome 9, AstMex3_surface, whole genome shotgun sequence genome, one window contains:
- the sdr42e1 gene encoding short-chain dehydrogenase/reductase family 42E member 1, which translates to MNAGSAAHVYVITGGGGYFGFRLACALHKESSERILLFDARPPSEALPEGVEFVQGDVRDYAQVEKALRGAACVFHIASYGMSGREQLNKKLIEEVNIQGTENVLQACLALGVPRLVYTSTFNVVFGGQEIRNGDETLPYLPLHLHPDHYSRTKSLAEMKVLKANGSPLAGEHAGVLQTCSLRPAGIYGPGEQRHLPRIVGYIERGLFKFVYGDPNSLVEFVHVDNLVSAHVLAAEALTEKRQNCAAGQAYFISDGRPINNFEFFRPLVEGLGYSFPKLRLPISLIYFFAFITEMVHSVVGRVYNFQPLLTRTEVYKTGVTHYFNMDKARAELGYTPREYDLKEVVEWFKSRGHGRKPANSPIKKLILDVVLFAVIVALVLSFLPVVGQ; encoded by the exons ATGAACGCCGGCTCAGCAGCTCACGTGTACGTCATTACCGGTGGAGGGGGGTACTTTGGATTTCG TTTGGCGTGCGCCCTCCACAAGGAATCATCAGAAAGAATCCTCCTGTTTGACGCCAGGCCTCCGAGCGAGGCATTGCCTGAGGGCGTGGAGTTTGTACAGGGGGATGTACGGGACTATGCTCAGGTGGAGAAAGCACTGCGGGGAGCAGCCTGCGTTTTCCACATCGCCTCCTATGGGATGTCCGGGAGAGAGCAGCTTAACAAGAAGCTAATTGAGGAGGTGAACATTCAGGGAACTGAAAACGTTCTCCAGGCTTGTTTGGCCTTGGGAGTCCCCCGTTTGGTGTACACCAGCACATTCAACGTGGTCTTCGGTGGACAGGAGATACGCAACGGTGACGAGACCTTACCATACCTTCCCCTACACCTTCATCCAGACCACTACTCCAGGACCAAGTCGTTAGCAGAGATGAAAGTGTTAAAAGCTAATGGTTCCCCGCTAGCAGGTGAGCATGCAGGAGTCCTGCAGACCTGCTCCCTGCGTCCTGCTGGAATTTACGGGCCAGGGGAACAGAGACACCTCCCCAGGATTGTGGGATACATAGAGAGGGGCCTCTTTAAGTTTGTCTATGGGGATCCTAACAGTCTGGTGGAGTTTGTTCATGTAGATAACCTGGTTTCTGCGCACGTGCTAGCAGCAGAAGCGCTAACAGAGAAACGCCAGAACTGCGCTGCCGGTCAGGCTTACTTCATCTCTGACGGGCGACCAATCAACAACTTTGAGTTCTTCAGGCCTCTAGTGGAGGGTCTAGGCTACTCTTTCCCCAAGCTACGACTTCCAATATCTCTCATTTACTTCTTTGCATTCATTACTGAGATGGTACATAGCGTGGTTGGCCGAGTCTACAACTTCCAGCCACTTCTGACCCGCACTGAGGTCTACAAGACAGGGGTCACCCACTATTTCAACATGGACAAGGCCAGAGCAGAGCTGGGCTATACACCCAGAGAATATGATTTGAAAGAGGTGGTGGAGTGGTTTAAAAGCAGAGGACACGGGAGAAAACCTGCCAACTCGCCAATAAAGAAGCTAATCCTTGATGTGGTGCTGTTTGCTGTCATTGTGGCATTAGTACTGTCTTTCCTACCAGTTGTAGGTCAGTAA